The following nucleotide sequence is from marine bacterium B5-7.
TTAAACAATATAACATTAATCTACTACAAACATAGTTCAACATTTTTTACATTCACCAACCTATAGAACGTACTGCGTGAAATCTGCATTTGTTTGCAAATTTCTTTCACATCCAATCCTTTATCTTCATGCAATGTTTTAGCCATTTTTACACGAGGATCATCTGGCGATAATGGTTTGCGTCCACCTGTTTTGCCTCTAGCTCTGGCAGCTTCAAGCCCTGCCCGTGTCCGTTCCTGAATAAGCCGCCGTTCAAACTGGGCGAGGGATGAGAATATATTGAATACCAGTTCACCACTGGCCGTGGTGGTATCAATAGCACCGTCACAGATAGAACGAAACCCTATGCCACGCTGTCGCAATTCTTCAACGAGACTTACCAGATGCGACATAGAGCGGCCAAGCCGATCCAGTCGCCAGACGAGAAGGGTATCGCTTTTCTTCAATTGAGATAGACAAGCATCCAGTCCAACACGCTGCGATGTTGCGCCAGAAATCTTGTCAGTGAAGATATGCTCGTCGTTACAGCCTTCATTTTTTAGTGCATCAAGCTGCAAAGCCAAATCTTGATCGCCTGTGCTAACTCGCGCATAGCCATAGAAAATGCCAACTTCTTCTTTACTTAATAGGGACAATACACGCTCTCCATCATTGGAAAATGTTTTACATTGCAGGTGGCAAGAATCAGATTTTTACTTTCCGCAGAAGAAGCAAGCAGCGCATCAACGATACCAACACCATGACTTTTGCCATACTGCCGCCGATACAAGCCGCCTTTAATGGCCGCTTCATCATTCAAGGGAATTACAGGGAAATGCTGCACCAAATTATCGAGCAAAGCGCGTTCTTTTCCTTCTCGAACGCCAGCATATAGTTCGGCAACGGTGAGGGCTGAAAGGAAAGGGGGGTTCTCTAATCCTTCCAAGAATTGTGCGGCCTTTTCATTGCCACGAAAAAAATCAATTAAGATGCAGGTGTCTATCAAATAATGCGGCATTCCTAACGATCAAACTCCTCACGAATAGTTTGCATACGTTGCTCTGCGGTCTTGTCGTCCGACCACATGCCTTTCATATCGTGCAGGGCTTGTTTCCATTGATAAAGCATGACGTTCTTTTTTGACAGCAATAAATCAACCGCTTCGCGAATAAGCTCACTTTGGCGTGTTCCAGAAGTGAGGGCAAGAGATTTGAGTGCTTGTTCTTGCTCTTTGGATAAATAAACTTGTGTACGTACCATAGAATCTTGTTTCATATACAGTAATGTATATGTTAAAACCAAATAATACAAGTC
It contains:
- a CDS encoding resolvase: MSLLSKEEVGIFYGYARVSTGDQDLALQLDALKNEGCNDEHIFTDKISGATSQRVGLDACLSQLKKSDTLLVWRLDRLGRSMSHLVSLVEELRQRGIGFRSICDGAIDTTTASGELVFNIFSSLAQFERRLIQERTRAGLEAARARGKTGGRKPLSPDDPRVKMAKTLHEDKGLDVKEICKQMQISRSTFYRLVNVKNVELCL
- a CDS encoding twitching motility protein PilT — encoded protein: MPHYLIDTCILIDFFRGNEKAAQFLEGLENPPFLSALTVAELYAGVREGKERALLDNLVQHFPVIPLNDEAAIKGGLYRRQYGKSHGVGIVDALLASSAESKNLILATCNVKHFPMMESVYCPY